The bacterium (Candidatus Blackallbacteria) CG13_big_fil_rev_8_21_14_2_50_49_14 genome includes a window with the following:
- the dacB gene encoding D-alanyl-D-alanine carboxypeptidase/D-alanyl-D-alanine-endopeptidase, which translates to MRSFLILTAGVLPFLVLPVSARTAAAPSGLQSAWMQPGLSAAHTGIQVFSLKTGKSILAHNAEIPLMPASNMKLVTSAAALSLLKPEFRFKTLVYTNGRVQGNTLNGDLYLKGLGDPELTDERLSQLASEIRYSGIQKINGKLIADDQYFDQVREGRGWKKTYGASAYSAQISALSLNRNTVNVWVRPGQPGQAAEIALEPPNQFFEIVNNTRTGGRTRLQIARTMNGGKNRVTVTGSISPQARPEKEAINLENPALYTGYVFKHQLQKAGIVFTGSVTQGKTPSGVYELGRTESRPLRDIVGELNKHSINLIAENLLKYMGALFEGEPGSSAKGAKVVQEKFLQEMVGLGPKNGISMADGSGLSPLNRVTADSLAKILMYMQGQFDVGVDYISSLAISGVDGTLHTRLNSPGLKRRIRAKTGFINGVSSLSGYLQTKNNETLVFSFLMNHFTGVYAARASQDNLCARLVNWSSTP; encoded by the coding sequence ATGCGAAGCTTTTTGATTCTTACGGCAGGAGTCTTGCCTTTCCTGGTGCTTCCGGTCTCTGCGCGTACGGCAGCCGCCCCTTCTGGGCTGCAGTCTGCGTGGATGCAACCGGGGCTTTCTGCTGCCCATACTGGCATCCAGGTTTTTTCCCTCAAAACCGGGAAATCGATTCTTGCTCACAATGCTGAGATCCCGCTCATGCCAGCCTCAAATATGAAACTGGTCACTTCTGCAGCTGCACTTTCCCTTTTAAAACCTGAGTTTCGTTTTAAAACTTTGGTCTATACCAATGGCAGAGTTCAAGGCAATACCCTGAATGGAGATCTCTATCTCAAAGGCCTGGGCGATCCCGAGCTGACCGATGAACGGCTTTCCCAACTGGCTTCAGAAATTCGCTACAGCGGCATTCAGAAAATCAATGGCAAGCTGATTGCCGATGATCAATATTTTGATCAGGTACGCGAAGGCCGGGGCTGGAAAAAAACCTATGGCGCCTCAGCCTATAGCGCCCAGATCAGCGCCCTGTCTCTGAACCGCAATACCGTCAATGTCTGGGTGCGTCCCGGCCAGCCCGGCCAGGCAGCCGAAATCGCCCTGGAGCCCCCCAACCAGTTTTTTGAAATCGTCAACAATACCCGTACAGGCGGCAGAACCCGTCTGCAAATTGCACGCACCATGAATGGGGGCAAAAATCGGGTCACCGTCACCGGCTCGATCTCCCCCCAGGCCCGCCCCGAAAAAGAAGCAATCAACCTTGAAAACCCTGCACTTTATACTGGCTACGTGTTTAAACACCAGCTTCAAAAAGCAGGGATTGTCTTTACCGGCAGCGTGACACAGGGCAAAACTCCCAGTGGCGTTTATGAATTGGGGCGCACCGAATCCCGTCCCCTGCGGGATATTGTCGGCGAACTGAATAAACACAGTATTAATCTGATTGCCGAAAATCTGCTCAAATACATGGGTGCGCTTTTTGAGGGAGAACCCGGCAGCTCCGCCAAAGGCGCCAAAGTGGTACAGGAAAAGTTTTTACAGGAAATGGTGGGCCTGGGCCCCAAAAACGGCATCAGCATGGCCGATGGCTCTGGGCTTTCGCCCCTGAACCGAGTCACCGCCGATTCTCTGGCAAAAATTCTGATGTATATGCAGGGCCAGTTTGATGTCGGCGTAGATTATATCTCTTCGCTTGCCATTTCAGGGGTCGATGGCACCTTGCACACCCGCCTCAACAGTCCAGGCCTGAAACGTCGGATTCGCGCCAAAACAGGTTTTATCAACGGGGTTTCTTCACTCTCTGGCTATTTACAGACCAAAAACAATGAAACCCTGGTCTTCTCATTTTTAATGAATCACTTCACAGGGGTTTATGCTGCACGCGCCAGTCAGGACAACCTCTGTGCCCGCCTGGTCAACTGGAGCAGCACGCCTTAA
- a CDS encoding saccharopine dehydrogenase, which yields MGYTYVVLGAGIQGTTIAYDMARFGEAEKVMLLDMSLEQAQKSAEHINRLLEKPLVEAGSIDVRNREQLLAALQPADSCLSAVPYFLNPEIAACAVEAKTNFCDLGGNTDVVFQELALHEKALTAGVSVIPDCGLAPGLGNTLAAHGIGQLDQCDEVQVRCGGLPQNPQPPLDYMLVFSVEGLTNEYFGEAVILRDGKIDKVKTFAEHELLQLPAPLGECEAFTTSGGTSTCPWTFEGQVKTYEYKTIRYKGHYEKMKVMHDLGLLDLEAIEVDGQQVIPRHVFHAAALKKLNFPGEKDLVVLRATCKGSRDGQAKTLEYTIVDFFDESTGFNAMSRMTGYPASIVAIMMARGQTERGAIPLEKSVPTAPFLEELALRGIKLQIQES from the coding sequence ATGGGATATACCTATGTCGTTTTAGGAGCCGGAATTCAAGGCACCACCATCGCCTACGATATGGCGCGTTTTGGCGAAGCAGAGAAGGTGATGTTGCTGGACATGAGTCTGGAACAGGCCCAGAAATCTGCAGAACATATCAACCGCCTGCTCGAAAAACCCTTGGTAGAAGCCGGCAGCATTGATGTGCGCAACCGTGAGCAATTGCTTGCAGCCCTCCAACCCGCTGACAGCTGCCTGAGTGCCGTGCCTTATTTTCTCAACCCTGAAATTGCGGCCTGTGCTGTGGAAGCCAAAACCAATTTCTGCGATCTGGGCGGCAATACCGATGTGGTTTTTCAAGAACTGGCCCTGCATGAAAAAGCCCTGACAGCAGGCGTTTCTGTGATTCCCGATTGTGGTCTGGCACCGGGCCTGGGCAACACCCTGGCAGCCCACGGCATTGGCCAGCTCGATCAGTGTGATGAGGTACAGGTACGTTGTGGTGGCCTGCCTCAGAACCCCCAGCCCCCCCTGGATTATATGCTCGTTTTCAGCGTAGAAGGGCTGACCAATGAGTATTTTGGCGAAGCCGTGATTCTACGGGACGGAAAAATCGACAAGGTCAAAACCTTTGCCGAGCATGAACTTTTGCAATTGCCGGCTCCCCTGGGCGAATGTGAGGCCTTTACCACCTCAGGCGGCACCTCCACCTGCCCCTGGACCTTTGAAGGCCAGGTCAAAACCTACGAATACAAAACCATTCGCTACAAAGGCCACTACGAAAAAATGAAGGTCATGCATGATCTGGGCCTGCTCGATCTTGAAGCGATTGAAGTGGATGGCCAGCAGGTCATTCCCCGCCATGTCTTTCATGCCGCAGCCCTGAAAAAGCTCAATTTTCCAGGCGAGAAGGATCTGGTGGTTTTGCGCGCCACCTGCAAAGGCAGCCGGGATGGTCAGGCCAAAACCCTGGAATACACCATCGTCGATTTCTTCGACGAAAGCACAGGCTTCAACGCCATGTCACGCATGACGGGCTATCCCGCCTCGATTGTGGCGATCATGATGGCCCGTGGCCAAACCGAGCGCGGGGCCATTCCGCTCGAAAAGTCGGTGCCCACCGCTCCGTTTCTGGAAGAACTGGCCCTGCGGGGAATCAAGCTTCAGATTCAGGAAAGCTGA